A region of the Chlamydia felis Fe/C-56 genome:
GAATATCCCTGATGTTATGCAACAGATGGATAAGCTTCATGGGCCTTTAAGTCTAGCTATGGCATTGCATGAACTGCAATGGAATATTACTGACATGGCCGTCAATAACTGCCACATATCACAAGAAGAAGAAGAATGTCTTGAGGAGACCTGTAGAAGAGCTAAAAAGAAACTTTCTGGATCTTTCATCCATTTATCTCAACAATATTTCTACGATACTACCAATGCTCTCCCGGAAGATAAACTCACGGAATCTATTCTTCCCGTCATACTTAAAATTATGAGAGAAAAATCTTGGAAACAACCTCTTTATCAAAAAGTGCCTCTGAAATGTTGGATCTTAGAACCCACATCTGACGTAAACTTACCTCAATCGCGGTTAAGTCTAGATAGGTCATCACTATCGCCTTCAACTGAAAAAAGCATGTATACGAATCCCACCCGAGCAATCGCAATAAGATACGACAAAAAGAAAATGACAAAGTTTCTCTCTAACCTAGAGGTTCTTTCTCTAGAAAGCGGAGCTACAGGAAAATTAGGGGCAAAAGAAGCGCATTTAGTAGTTACGATATTTGATGTTCTACGCATTATGAGCGCGGGAGAAGATTCCCCCCTAACAAAAACTGGTGGCTCTTTAAGTTATGAAATGGACCTGTTCATCAAACTCTTTATGTTAATTTTAACCGCCTGCGGTTATGTTCCTTTGGATGAACAAGGAAAGACTAACGTTCAGTACGACGATAAGAACAATAATCTTGTAAGCATATATCAACTAGCAATGTCCAATTATAACCAACCAGGAGATACAGAGAGCACTCAACCACCTCAACCATTAGCAACTACAGAAAAATACTCATCATATGAATCCCTCGGTGCACGCCCTAAAACAGAAAAATCTGTAGCATTTTCCTCAATTGTATCAGTTGGGTATACCTCTTCCTCCCTCACGTCTCAATCATCAATACCCCCGAGTCCCCATTCCCCCAAAAGAGGACCTCTTGTACGTCAAAATAGCGTACGCACCCGCTCCACTCCTTCGGATGATTACCGACCTCCAAATGACGAAGAATGGTTGCTAGCAATGATCAATGGAAACGATGATAGTAGTGATGATGAAGAAGATGTTGCACGTCAACGTCAACTCCTCAACAGTTCTCATAATCTAGGAAAATTGTTTGCTGCCATGAAAAAAGACTATGGAGACGTGTAATCCTTTCATGTTGAAGAGACCTTCACTTCATGTAGGAAGGTCTCTTAAATTAAAAAATATTTTATAGACTTATAATAATTTTTTTTAATAGCATGTGTCCGCCTAAATGCTTCTTAGCACACAAATGAGGATGATCCACGCTTTGGTTTCTTAAAAAATTCTCCGAACTTAGCAATGTACCTTCTATTTTCGTAAGGGCAACAGCTCTTATGAACTCATTCCCCAGTAGTATTAAAAGTGCATAAAGCCATTTAGCGAAGGATTAAGAATCGTCAACCGTAAGAGGATTCTTAGTAAAAAACATTGTTATTTATGGAGTAAATTATGTGCTGCCCTGGAATTAACGCGAGCTGGCGTTCATCTCAAGATGCCTGCTCAGAAGAAAGCCTTGCTTTAAACGGAATTTCAAAACAACCCGGATCCTCTTCAGAATTTCATCTGAAAATTGGGGATCCTTCACTATTAGACACAATTCGAGCTGCTGGAGATCTTGTTTCAGATGCCTTGAATTCTGCAAGAATTCAAAGAACCAGCCAATTCTGCCAAGATTCTTGCAGACCCTGGTGTGCTGACTCTTGCTGGAGCCCGTGCCTATGCTTTTTCGATTGTCTTTGCGCATGCATGATCACCCCAGAAGATCAAGCGGGCTCTCAAGAAAAACAAGACGAGCTATCTGAGTTTATCCAAAATCAAAGAGAGATGTTTGGACCCATTTGCGTGGGTATCGCCATGAAAAATGGTCCTTGGGACGTCTCTAAACTACTAGCTGAGGGGCATACTCTATCCGAAGAGCAGAAACAACTATTTTCTGAGAAATGTCAGGAGGCAAAAGAACAGCTAGGAAAATGCTTAAAAGGAGGATCTCAACAAGAGCTCTTTAAAATTGCCAACGCTTCTCATCATCTCCCTTCCAAAGGTTCTACAGAGATAGAAAATGTGAAAAAATCCCGCGAGGAATTTACTAGCTCCAAGACCCCCCCATCTCTTCCCACATGTTTGATTCTTTACCCCGCCGAGAATGCTGAAGGCGCTTCTAACGAACAAAGGTCAGGATATACTTTGAATCTTCAAAGATTACAGCAGCAACTCAGCCAATTGGAGGTCGTAGATTTGAACTCTAGTGAAACAAGTTGCTTAGGATTTCAATCCCGAGAAGCTGTAAGTATTTTGATTTTCACTTTAAACAAGTACGTTGATGAAGCAAAAAATACCTTTGACTCTCCGGGATTTGGATTAACTCTTGAAGAATCGAAATATCGTATTTTGCTTCTTCTTTCTTTACTCTCTTTGGGATTCGCCCCTATAGGTGCGGATCAAGAACTGCCTACATGCTTAGAGCAATTACAAAACACGAGCAAAGAACTATACAAACAAGAGAAAAACGCTCCCAAAACCTCTATCGATACACGATCCTTAATAGGAACGGAAGTAAGAGTAAGTTCTGGATCAGGATTCACTCTACCCAAGTATGGGCAGAGATCGATTATTAGCGGACGTATACCAGCGTGTGCTAATAGTGATGCTGAGGAATCATGTGTTGACGGAGTAGTACACGATACCATGAATAATGCTGAGCTTTGGGATCCTACAAATCCTAAATCTCAAGAAGCCCTTCTCAAAATGGCCAAAAACATTACAGCAATGACTTCAAGTCTATTTTTAAGATAATTATCAACACACGATTTAGAGGCGGATTTTTCCGTCTCTTCCCACAAGCTCTTCAAGTTATACATAGATCAAACAATCTTGACACGAGAAAAAAATCTTTTTCAACTAAGACAAAACTTTTCTCCTGACAAATCCTCGTCCTTCACTCTCACTCTATCCAACACTTTCTCAATGCTTGAAAAAATATCTAGAAAAAAAGCTGAGAACTCGAAATCATGTAAGTCCCTTATCCTCAATAGACAATTCAATAAGTTTAGAAGATTGCCGTAATAACGGAGAGAAAGATGTGTGCACCAATTGCTTCGTGTGGTTTTAATTGCTCTGCTGGAGCAGAAGGTAGTAGTGAAGGTAGTCAATCATGTAGCAACGGGGTATCCCACCCAATAACAACGCAACCAAAGAGCAAACTTACCCTAGAAGTTAAGTTTGGTGAAGACGGGATCCTTGACACTATCGCAAAAGCAGGAAACCTTCTAGAATCTGTGTTAAGCAGCCCAAGAACGCAACGTGGCGCCACTTATTGTCAACAACATTGCGGCCCCTGGTGCGAATCACATTGTCCTAATTGGCTTTCGCATTGTTTCCAATGTCTTTGCACTTGCGTGATAGATGAACCAAGTCCTTCATCGGATGATCCAGATCTTTCTCTTTTTTTATCAAGCATGAGACAAAATCATGGCCCTATTGTTTTAGGATTAGCTTTACAACAGTCTCCGCACAATTTTCCCCAACTCTTGGCTGAAGGGAGCACGTTAAATCAAGAAGACAAAGATGATTTTAACGATCTCTGTTCCAGAATAGCTGTACTCTTTGCAAACAAACTCATGGGAGGAATCCAAGAGGAGTTGTTTAATCTAGCTAATGACCCTGGGAGTATTCCAGAAAAAGGTTGTACAGATACCTTGATGGCAAAACGTGGGTACAATCAGTTTAAACATGGAATAAAAAATGAACCCCCTCAATGTTGGATTAGTTATCCCTCTATAACTGAAGAAGAGTCGACAGGGACAGCTTCTACAGTTTGTCATGTTAAGTCCCTAGATTTTGTTAAGCTTAAAAAACAACTGGCTCATCTAGAGGTTATCCCCGTTAATGATCAAGAAGTATATCCTCTAGGGAAGGAGTCGGAAAAAGTAGTTTCTATACTAAAAAACACCCTATTTAGCCTGTCTGCCGGAGCAGAGTGTTTCAGCTCTAGCGAAACAGGTTTTGGTTTAACCTTCACTCATACAAAGCTGTTAGACTTGATTCTTCTTTCTCTTTTAGCTGCAGGTTATGTTCCTACAGACAACCAGGGTCTCCCTCCATTAACCTTGGGCTTGTTAAAAGAGTTATCGCATTATTTAAGGCGGCAGGAGCCAAAGAGCGCTACCCCTCAAGAAGAGCAGAGTTCTGGTTTAAAAGAACTCTCAGAAACTGAAATGGATGGTGGCTCTCCCCTTAGTTCAGAGATAGATCCGTCCACACAGAATAATACCGACTGGTTCACAAGTCAGAATCAAGAAGATCTATTAACCCTAGCTAGTAAAGTGAACAGCCTTTCTCAGTTACTAGGATAATTTTTTCGAGAAACATAGGAACTAGAGGAGGTCAAGCTGCGCCTTCTCTACATGAATCTGGTTTTCACGTTTTATAACTAAAAAATAGAAAGCAAAGATCCCAGCCACCAAATGGCCATACCGCTAATGGTGATAAGACCCACCCACCAAAGATTAGACCAAGTACGAATAGCTTTTTCTGGGGAGTTTCTTCCTCCCATAGACTCTAAATCTAGTAACATTTCCATATTATGTTCTGAAAACTCTTTAAAGATTTTCATTACATAAGGATGTTCTTGAAGAATACGCTCGCCGTCCAATCCTAAATACGCGGCATACTTTTTTATAAATCCTTGAGCATAAATTGGAGAAATTAGCTTACCCAAACAGCCATTTTCTATAGCTTCTAGGCAGGAATAACGTATAGACGTTGCTGCTTCTACATCTTTTAATGATAGGAGCTGTTCTTCGCGTTTTGTGCGAAATACCTCTCCTAAATGTACTAACTCTTTATGAATTTGTTCTGCCATAGAGATCCCTTTTGCAAGGTCACTGAAATGAAAAACTCTGGATTTTCTAGAGACTTCCTAACCTCAGTATAGGGGAAAATAAAAAATTCTCCCAATTTTAAAGCCCTGCCCACTTGTAGGAATATACGGAATTAACATTTAATTTGTATTTCGAAATCCACATATACACTATATATCCTTATGCTATGTAGGGTATGATGATATATGTGCACAGAAAACAGAAATTTTCTATCCTTAGTACGCCAAGATAATTCGTCGTTTTTTTTATGTCTACACCATTTGTGACCACGCTCTCATCCTCTTTATACGGCTTGCTTAAGGATCGCCTTGAGGAAAAAGGCTTTATTTTAACACAACCGCAATACACTATTTTCCAAGCACGCTCTCCCTCGGTAATGTGTACTCTCTATTCCTCTGGAAAGCTTGTTGTTCAAGGGAAGGGATCTAAAGAATTTATCGAATTTTTCTTAGAGCCTGAAATTCTGCTAACATTTACTCATAACCGTGTAGAAGCAGATCTTCGTCCTCGCTTAGGTGTTGATGAATCTGGAAAGGGAGATTTTTTTGGCCCTCTATGTATTGCTGGGGTCTATGCTCGCGATGAAGAGACTCTGAAAAGTCTCTATAAAACAAAAATCCAAGATTCAAAACTACTCAATGATGCGCAAATCCTCTCCTTAGCAAAAACTATTCGTTCCTCCTGTACCTACGATGTTATGATTCTTTATCCAGAAAAATATAATGAGCTTTATGGGAAATTTCATAATCTCAATATTCTTCTAGCCTGGGCACACGCAACAATCATTGATAAACTTGCTCCACGTCCTTCTGGAGAAGTTTTTGCTATTTCCGATCAATTTGCTTCCTCAGAAAGTGTTTTACTCAATGCATTAAAAAAGAAAAATACCGATATTTCGGTAATTCAAAAAGTACGCGCAGAACAAGATATCGTTGTCGCTGCAGCGTCTATATTGGCTAGAGAGGCCTTTATTACAACAATGACAAATTTAGAACAGCGCTTCTCCTTAAAGCTACCTAAAGGAGCCTCTGCGCAGGTAAAATCTGTAGGAAAATCTATTTTAAACAGCCGGGGAAAAGAGGTTTTATCTCTTGTGTGCAAAACACATTTTAAAACCTTCAATGAAATTTGTGACTCTGCCTCTGCTTAAAAATAGCGTAAACAACCTCTGGGAATTCTTGAAATAAAAACCGGAGTTATTGCTAATTCCCATGAAAATAAGTAGTAATCTATCCTATGAAAGTATAGTCTAATTTTTATTAAGATAAGTCAAAATAGCTAAGACTCTTTTCCGAGAAAACAGGGCGATATCTCTCCCCATTTAAAACTATATTACCGAGGGGATCTTGTCCTGCTGGAGTTGTAAATAGAGATATGTTGAAGTTGTTATTTCACGTGATGACTCTTGCTGGTCATCTGCTCTCCACTCCCATTTATATTGTTTATGATGCTTGCGGCATCGATAAAGAAGCGTTAGATGCTCGCCCTAAACAACATCCTTTTTCTCTACAAACACAATATCTACAAGTAGAAAGCGCCGACTTTAAGAAATTACCAAATCAATCTCTTGGCTATCGTCAATTCGATACGACTTTCCTTTGTACGCTTCCTATAACCCCACAATCAGGAGCTCTCTTCTCCATGGGTTATGTGGGAGCTAATATCCTTTGGGATAATACGCAGCCAGTCGTTGGAGACCAGAATTCCCTAGGATATTATACATTCGAAGATAAGTCCTACTACAGCTATGTACTGTTATCCACAGGTTTCTACACCTTGTCATTAAAAAATTGGCAGTGGTCTGTAGTTTTCTCTACTCTCCTTGATCCAGAAAAGATAGAAGCGGGTTATGGGCTATACCAAGCCATACTTTCTGGAAAATACCAAGCTACCCCGCAGTTATCAGTGATTTTTGGGATGATTAATGAAACGGGATTGCATCAAGAAAAAGCCTGGCCTTTATTGGGTGCTACCTATAAGCCTAATGATAAGATCACAATCAACTGCATTTATCCAATAAACTTCTCTGTGGAGTATAACTGCACTTCTGTGTGTGACTTTGGAGCTGCTTACCGCCTGACTCGATTCAGAAAGAAACTCCACTCCAATAAGCTTTCTTCCTCCAAAGGGATTTTTGAATATCAAGGCCGAGAAATCGAGGGCAATGTTAAACTCAGCCCCTGGCCGGGCAGTTTTATTAAGCTATTTTACGGGTTATCTATAGGCAGCGATATCTCGCTAGCAGATAGCCATAATAATAACCTGACAAATTATCCTTTCAAATCCTCGACATTCTTTGGCGGATCTGCTGCGCTTTCTTTCTAAATAAAAAAATTTTTAGTGTGTTTATAGCGCAAACTATTAATTCTAATTCTAATTTCGATTGTACTAAATTTTACAACTCCTTAAACTTTTTAAATTCTAATGTATAAGTTCATTTTTTAAAGACAAAATGAATTGTCGTGAAGTTTGTAAAAAAAGCGCACAGATTTATTTCGATTGTACTTTTCCTGAAAGGGTTGTAGCACGTCACTGTCAAGATAAGGCGAAGCTTTATCCCAAAACAGCGATGGCTATCGAGGTATTCGTGGCTGTTATTTTCGGCACAATCAAAATTATCACCTTCCCATTAGCGACATTCTCAGCTATGGGGTTACTCCCCCTTACCTGCGCGGTAAAAGGCATTTCTTCAAGAAGCTGCGCTCATTTTCTTGCTTACCTTGGCGCTTGGTTCATCAGCCTATTAGTCTCTGCTCTTATTATTTCAGCGATTTTTGGCTTAGTTATGATTGCTCCCGAAGCCGTCTTCTTTATGATTGGTGTTTGTGGAGCTGCGGGAGCTAGTGCAACTTTGTTGAACATCCACAGGGAATTATTTTCTTTAAGATCTTTATAAACTCAAGATATTAAAAAAAATCTAGTTTCAGATGCGAGTTCTGCGTCTTCAATTTCCCTTTCTCCCCCCTCCTGCCGGAAAGGCATCTCTGAAAAGACAACCGCTGGTGTGGAAATTTCAGACAAAGAAAATTCATAATTTTCTATCCCACTGCCACTCCATCTCGGTGAATCGTCTTCTAAAGACTGGGGAAATACTAAAATCTTTACGGAACACTAACTTAGTCAAAAATAAAACCATCACAACTAAACAACAATAACTTTTATAATATAAGCTAGTATTCATGAAACAATAGTTTTTAAAACCTTTGTTTTCGCATCTAAAAACAATATAAAAACAGAGCTTACGTGCATGAGTAATCCTATAGATCCTTTAGGGCAATCACCCCGATCCACTCCGAAAAGTTCAGTGCCCACGCCACGCACAGGCCCAGGAAATCGTATTCTTGCGACTTCCACGGGTTTTTTTGGAAGGCTTCTCTCCATCCCCGATCGCAATCCCAAGATGCGTTATGTCTTTGATATTGCGATTATTGCGATTGCTGTTATCTCTATGGTTGGTATTCTTGTTGCCTCCCAGGGACAAGGATTACTGCTATTTGGGTTAATTCCCGGGTTTATTTTTGGTACTTTGGGAGTGATTATGCTCATTTCCGATGTCGCCAATACACCTAGATCACAAAAAATTGCCGATACCATTACAGCCATTCTATTACCGTTTATTCTTCTGGGAATTGCTTCTGCTTTAATAGCTTCGGCATACTTTTCTGTTGGAGGAAGCGCTCTTATTTTTGCTAATCCTCAATTCATTATGGGCTTTATGACCATAGGTCTGGCTCTAGTGTCATTGAGCAAGGTCACATTCCAGCATTTTAAAACTGAAGCATTGATAAAGGCTCAGCAAAAGGTTAGCGAAATTTCTGAACAATCCCTAACCTCTGGAGCTCCCTCTGAAAAAGATATAAAACGTGTTGCTCAAGAGAGAAAAAGAGATTTTGTCTCAGATGCGCGACGAGAGCATGAAAGTCAAGAAAGCCGCACGTATGCACGTCGTAGACATATTTCCAGAAGCTCTCAAGGAGAACTGCAGCATCGTCCAAAAAATCAAGTAGAAGCCGAGAGAGCGGATTTAGACTACACACCTGAATATGATGAGTATTCAGAACTTCTACAAGGCGACTTCTCGTTTTTACATGATACATTCAATCCGTTCTCTCCTGCCTATGTACCTCCGCAAACTCCTGATGTCCCTGTGTCTTCTGCACCAAAAGTTCCTTTAAGCCAGACCTCTCCTAGCGAATTTTTGGGAACAGGCCCCATCACCCCAACACCACGCAAGGTACATCGCATATCCTCGACATCTTCATCATCGCGATTTCGCAATAGTGATGAAGAGGAAGAAAGACAAGAAAGAGAGAGTCAAGGAGATGACGAATCTTCAGATGTAGAGAATTCTGATTCGCAGG
Encoded here:
- a CDS encoding helix-turn-helix domain-containing protein, coding for MAEQIHKELVHLGEVFRTKREEQLLSLKDVEAATSIRYSCLEAIENGCLGKLISPIYAQGFIKKYAAYLGLDGERILQEHPYVMKIFKEFSEHNMEMLLDLESMGGRNSPEKAIRTWSNLWWVGLITISGMAIWWLGSLLSIF
- the rnhC gene encoding ribonuclease HIII yields the protein MSTPFVTTLSSSLYGLLKDRLEEKGFILTQPQYTIFQARSPSVMCTLYSSGKLVVQGKGSKEFIEFFLEPEILLTFTHNRVEADLRPRLGVDESGKGDFFGPLCIAGVYARDEETLKSLYKTKIQDSKLLNDAQILSLAKTIRSSCTYDVMILYPEKYNELYGKFHNLNILLAWAHATIIDKLAPRPSGEVFAISDQFASSESVLLNALKKKNTDISVIQKVRAEQDIVVAAASILAREAFITTMTNLEQRFSLKLPKGASAQVKSVGKSILNSRGKEVLSLVCKTHFKTFNEICDSASA
- a CDS encoding DUF5422 family protein, with amino-acid sequence MNCREVCKKSAQIYFDCTFPERVVARHCQDKAKLYPKTAMAIEVFVAVIFGTIKIITFPLATFSAMGLLPLTCAVKGISSRSCAHFLAYLGAWFISLLVSALIISAIFGLVMIAPEAVFFMIGVCGAAGASATLLNIHRELFSLRSL
- a CDS encoding IncV family inclusion membrane protein, whose product is MSNPIDPLGQSPRSTPKSSVPTPRTGPGNRILATSTGFFGRLLSIPDRNPKMRYVFDIAIIAIAVISMVGILVASQGQGLLLFGLIPGFIFGTLGVIMLISDVANTPRSQKIADTITAILLPFILLGIASALIASAYFSVGGSALIFANPQFIMGFMTIGLALVSLSKVTFQHFKTEALIKAQQKVSEISEQSLTSGAPSEKDIKRVAQERKRDFVSDARREHESQESRTYARRRHISRSSQGELQHRPKNQVEAERADLDYTPEYDEYSELLQGDFSFLHDTFNPFSPAYVPPQTPDVPVSSAPKVPLSQTSPSEFLGTGPITPTPRKVHRISSTSSSSRFRNSDEEEERQERESQGDDESSDVENSDSQGKQNRKKKKKKS